One Kushneria konosiri genomic window, CAGCGTCTGATCGGGCGCAGCCTGCGCGCGGCGGTGGATCTGAAAAAGCTCGGCGAGTTCACCATCACCATCGACTGCGATGTCCTGCAGGCCGATGGCGGCACGCGCACGGCGGCGATTACCGGCGGCTGCGTGGCGCTGGTCGATGCAATCCAGTCGCTGCAGCGCAGCAAGCAGATCAAGACGGATCCGCTCAAGCAGCTGGTCAGCGCGGTCTCGGTCGGCATCTACAAGGGCCAGGCGGTGACCGATCTGGACTACGCCGAGGACTCGCGCGCCGAAACCGACATGAACGTGGTCATGACCGCTGATGGTGGCATCATCGAGGTGCAGGGCACGGCCGAGAAGCAGTCGTTCTCGCGCGCCGAGCTCAATGCCATGATGGACATGGCCGAAGCCGGCTGCGAGCAGCTCTTTGCCCATCAGCGCGAAGCGCTGGGCATGGTCAGCTAAACACCCGGGCATGGTCTGACAGCACAGGCGTCTGACGACACGGCCCCGGCAGCCAGAAGCTGCCGGGGCCGTTGCGCGAAGGGACCGAAACAGGCGCAGTCGATGACGGCCGGAGCGTCATCGACTGCGGGGATCAGAGTTCCAGATCGTACTCGATGATCAGCGGCGCGAACTCGCTGAAATCGGCGTCTCGATCGATCCAGGCGCTCTTGACGGTGCGGGCAATGTCGGGACCTGTGATCTGATAGTCGGTGCGCCAGCCATCCTGACGCTTGCGCGGTACTTCGCTGTCGTGTTTCTGCCACCAGGTGTGATGGCCGGCGTTGCGCTCGACTTCACGGAAGGTGTCGACGAAGTCCATCGGCCCGAAGACCTGGTCCATGAAGGCGCGCTCTTCGGGGCGAAACCCGGGCGTGCTCTGATGTTCGGACCAGTGATCGAGATCGACGGTCTTGTGGGCGATGTACCAGCTGCCGGCGATGATGTACTGACGACGCTTGCGGCGCAGCTTGCTGAGATAGTCGCTGTACTGCGCGATGAAGCGCTGCTTGGCGTGCGGGTCTTCCGGCATCAGAAAGGACGCGACGCTGAAGCGCTCGTAGTCGGCCTGCAGAAAGCGCCCTTCGTTGTCGCACTGCTCAAAGCCCAGACCATACATGATCGCCTTGGGAATCTTGCGGCAATAGATACCCACGCCTGCAAAGTCGTCCTGCTCGGCATCCAGAAAATAGCCTTCATAGCCTTCCGGATAGAGGATCGAGTCGTCCAGCTCGAAGCTTTTGGTTTTCAGGTTCTGCACGCAGACGATGTCGGCGTCCTGCGCCTTCAGCCAGTCGAGAAAGCCCCGTTCGACGGCCCTGCGCATGCCATTGACGTTGATACTGGCGATTTTCATACATGGTCCCTTGTTTTTCGCGCGTGTATGATACCCGAGCCTGACAGGTTTGGGTAAAGAGCCGGGACAAGAAATAAGGGTACGACATGTTTGACGAGCAGCGAGAATTCATCGAATTCGCCATTGCCGAGCAGGCGCTCCGCTTTGGCGAGTTCACTCTCAAGTCGGGGCGCGTCAGTCCCTATTTCTTCAATGCCGGTCATTTTCAAAGTGGTGCGGCACTGGCCATGCTGGGGCGCTGCTATGCCGGTGCCATCCAGCGTGCCGGCGTGGAATTCGATGTCCTGTTCGGCCCTGCCTACAAGGGCATCCCGCTGGCCTCGAGTACCGCCATTGCCATGGCGACTCATCATGACCGTAATCTGCCCTGGTCGTTCAATCGAAAGGAAGCCAAGGACCACGGTGAAGGCGGCTCGATTGTCGGTGCACCGCTGTCCGGCCGCGTGCTGATCATTGATGATGTCATTACCGCCGGTACGGCCATCGGGGAGTCCATGGCCCTGATCGAGGCGGCCGGTGCCACCGCCGCCGGCGTGGTGGTGGCGCTGGATCGACAGGAGCGCGGGCAGGGTGACATCAGCGCCATCGAGGATGTTCGCAGGCGCTACAATATTCCGGTCATCCCGATCGTGACGCTGGCGGGCATTCTCGAATATCTCGAGACCCACGGCGATGCCGCGCTTGCCCCTCATGCCCGGGCCATTGAAGATTATCGCGCGCGCTACGGCGTTTAGGCCAACGGCGTCAAACCCTGGTAAGGTAGCCTTGATACAAAGGAGGCCATCATGACGGCTCGTTCACTCATGATGGCACAATGCAGCGGTACACACCGGTCTGTATGACCGCAGGCGAACGGATTCCTCTCTGACAGCCCGCGTCCCGTTCAAGGGGACGGCAAGCCAAGGACTTCAAAATGAAAAAGATCATCATCCCGGTACTGGGCGCAGGCCTTGCCCTTTCAAGTCTTAATGCTTCGGCTCTGAGCGTCTCTGCCAGTGGTGGCGAGGATGCCCATAGCGTTCAGGTCAATCAGGGGCTGCTGCCGGGCTTTAGTGCCGGACTGGGTTATTTCAGCACCAACGATAGCGGCAACAATACCAAGGCCTACTCCGGCCAGCTGATGTTCTCGCCCTATCTGCCGGGTGTCGATGTGTCCGTCGGCGGGCGCTATCAGTATCTGGACTCCGACTATGGTGATGGGGGCGGCCTGGGACTGGGCGGCTCGGCCTATGTCGACACCCCGATTCCGCGCGTCAGCGTGGGCGGCTACGGCTTCTACACGCCGGAAGGTCTGACCCATGGCGATGTCAACGAAAGCTACGAATACGGCGCCCGCGCCCGTGCCACGCTGATTGCCAACACCTACGGCTATGTGGGCTATCGCTATTATCATACCGATTTCGACAACCATGACGGCAAGACGCTGTTCAGCGGTCCGGAACTGGGCGTTTCCGTCGGTTTCTAGATCGGCAGACGTCTGACGCGAGCGGGCCCGGCCTTCGTGCCGGGCCCGCTGTCGTTGGTATCCGCGATATCAATCTTCGAAATAGAGACGCCCTGCCCATGCTGGATATCGCCCTGTTCGAGCCGGAAATCGCGCCCAATACCGGCAACATCATCAGACTCTGCGCCAATACCGGCTTTCGCCTGCACCTGATCGAGCCGCTCGGTTTTGAACTCGATGACAAGCGCCTGCGTCGGGCCGGGCTCGATTATCACGAGTGGGCCCGTGTTCAGGTGCACGCCTCGCTTGAGGCCTTCATGACGGCAGTCGAACCCCAGCGGCTGCTGGCCATTACCACACGGGGGCGCACCCGCCACGATCACGTCGCCTATCAAACCGGCGATGCGCTGCTGTTTGGCCCGGAAAGCCGAGGTCTGCCGCAGGCGCTGATTGACAGCCTGCCCGAGGATCAGCGCCTGCGCATTCCCATGCGTGCTGATAGTCGCAGCCTTAATCTCTCCAACGCCTGCGCGGTGCTGGTCTATGAAGCCTGGCGACAGCTGGATTTCGATGGGGCGTTGTCATCCGGGCCCTCGAGCGATTTCGTCATGAACACGCTGTAGGGGGCTTCCCGGTAGTCACCAAACGGTGGGCAGGTCTCAAAGCCGAAGCGGGCATAGAGGCTGCG contains:
- the rph gene encoding ribonuclease PH; amino-acid sequence: MRPSGRAPEATREITLTRGYTKHAEGSVLVAFGDTQVLCTASVEAGVPRWLRGKGQGWITAEYGMLPRATHTRSGREAARGKQGGRTVEIQRLIGRSLRAAVDLKKLGEFTITIDCDVLQADGGTRTAAITGGCVALVDAIQSLQRSKQIKTDPLKQLVSAVSVGIYKGQAVTDLDYAEDSRAETDMNVVMTADGGIIEVQGTAEKQSFSRAELNAMMDMAEAGCEQLFAHQREALGMVS
- a CDS encoding exodeoxyribonuclease III, with translation MKIASINVNGMRRAVERGFLDWLKAQDADIVCVQNLKTKSFELDDSILYPEGYEGYFLDAEQDDFAGVGIYCRKIPKAIMYGLGFEQCDNEGRFLQADYERFSVASFLMPEDPHAKQRFIAQYSDYLSKLRRKRRQYIIAGSWYIAHKTVDLDHWSEHQSTPGFRPEERAFMDQVFGPMDFVDTFREVERNAGHHTWWQKHDSEVPRKRQDGWRTDYQITGPDIARTVKSAWIDRDADFSEFAPLIIEYDLEL
- the pyrE gene encoding orotate phosphoribosyltransferase gives rise to the protein MFDEQREFIEFAIAEQALRFGEFTLKSGRVSPYFFNAGHFQSGAALAMLGRCYAGAIQRAGVEFDVLFGPAYKGIPLASSTAIAMATHHDRNLPWSFNRKEAKDHGEGGSIVGAPLSGRVLIIDDVITAGTAIGESMALIEAAGATAAGVVVALDRQERGQGDISAIEDVRRRYNIPVIPIVTLAGILEYLETHGDAALAPHARAIEDYRARYGV
- a CDS encoding YfaZ family outer membrane protein, with translation MKKIIIPVLGAGLALSSLNASALSVSASGGEDAHSVQVNQGLLPGFSAGLGYFSTNDSGNNTKAYSGQLMFSPYLPGVDVSVGGRYQYLDSDYGDGGGLGLGGSAYVDTPIPRVSVGGYGFYTPEGLTHGDVNESYEYGARARATLIANTYGYVGYRYYHTDFDNHDGKTLFSGPELGVSVGF
- the trmL gene encoding tRNA (uridine(34)/cytosine(34)/5-carboxymethylaminomethyluridine(34)-2'-O)-methyltransferase TrmL; amino-acid sequence: MLDIALFEPEIAPNTGNIIRLCANTGFRLHLIEPLGFELDDKRLRRAGLDYHEWARVQVHASLEAFMTAVEPQRLLAITTRGRTRHDHVAYQTGDALLFGPESRGLPQALIDSLPEDQRLRIPMRADSRSLNLSNACAVLVYEAWRQLDFDGALSSGPSSDFVMNTL